From Dermacentor albipictus isolate Rhodes 1998 colony chromosome 8, USDA_Dalb.pri_finalv2, whole genome shotgun sequence:
ATACGAGAATTTACTTATGCCGACACGCCTTGTACGAGTTCTAGCCGTGAAGCGACCCAGTTCATTTCGTTTATGGAAGCAGCTCTTACAAATTTTATTGTCATTGCGTGCGATGCAGGAAAAGTTGAACGAGCTCCTGAACCCCTTCGGCATTGACTTTGACGAACTGCGCGAAGGCAGCCTAGACTTCAACATGATACGTGACGATCCCATGGCTTCGTACGACCCCAAAGCTGCGGTGCTCTTCTTGGCTACATTGTGGTTTCTGCGCGAGCACCGCTGTTTCTCGGGCGTCCGCCTGAATGTGTCAGTGCTGGAGCACTTTCGCCCGGTGCAGTTCCTGCAACACATCACGTTCTCCAAGCGTGTTGTCACAGTCCACCTGACCGGCGTCGAGGGAATCGAGCTCCCGTTGGAAGTGTGCCCTCTGGTTCGGTTTCTCGACCAAACGGAGCTGCTTACGTGGAACCTAGTGGCCTAGTGGCCCACccgttatctaacctacgcattacatgggcTCCCGAGCTCCATTttattatgcgttgcatattgcaatcgctcagttcagcccttgggtgcggccgggcagccaccattgaccttgagcgcaaccacgtgacgtcatgacagccggaggaaaagctgggccccaactcgcgcggtcgcgcgcggccgcagccaccacttgactcccgctcctcccgctaggggcgctgcgccggcgcgtgatacctcgccctcaaaaaaaaaaaaaagaccgcgcaatgtgcaacgcattcttggcttaaccaagctaagactGGCCATTTTTTTCATCTTAATGCCAataagaatatcggctatccccattagctctctcatccacactgctctcttcctgtctctgaaCGTCACACCTAACATTCTTCGGTCCATCACTGTATGCGCGGTtcctaacttgttctcgagcttctttgtcagtccccaagtttctgctccatatgttggGACCGGTAGAATGCGGTAATGGTACACTTttattttcaatgatagtggtaagcttgcAGTAAGGATCCGACAATGTCTGCCATGTGCACTCCTACCCATTTATATTCTTCCATAAGTTTCCTTCGTCTGACCAGGCTTCCCCTTGAGTATTGACCTACGTAGACATCCCCCTTACAcactttagaggctgactggcgatcctgaactcgtGTTTTCTtgttcggctattgatcattaccgttgtattctgcatattattcttcaaccccgctcttatattctctctgttaagatcctcaatcatCTGTTGTAACTCCTCATCAGTGCTATTGAACAAGACTTTATAATCTGCCActcgaaggttgctgagacattCGCCGTTGATTCTCGCTCCTATGGCTTCTCAATTTGATAGCTAGATTACTTCTTCCGCgcatgcagtgaacagcattcgagagattgtctccttgtctCGCCCCTTTCTATATTATAAGTAGCTTCCTACTTATAGCCGTGAAGTTTTCGTACATATTTTCCAAAGTATTTACGCGAGCGTCCTGTACTCCtagattacgtaatgcctctatgactgctggtatctttactgaatgTAATGTCATTTCCATACCTATGAAAGTCACATAGAGAGGTTGATCGTACTCTGCGTATTTCTCGATTACTTGATTGTTGACGGGGATGTGATCCGTTGTAGAGTGTCCTTTTCTGAAGCCACCCTGCTCTCTTTGATTTCTGAAGTAcagtgttgccctcattctattgcagattatcttggtgaatatcttaAACAATAcggaaagcaagctaatgggcttgtactttttcaattctttaaggtctccctttttgtggattactaTGATGTTCGTGTTCTTCCACTTCTCTTCGACCTTTGAAGTCTATACACAGTTCGTAAAAAGgaccgctagtttttcaagcattatgtatcCATCTTTGGTTAAATCGGTTGGTAGTCCATCTTCTGCAGCTTCTCCCCGTTTCATGTGTCGCAAGGCCCTTCAAACTTCATTGATAGCTATAGGAGGAGCCTCTGTAACTGTTCATTGCTACTTCGAATGCAGACATCGTGGCTGATCTGGGTGCTGAACACGTCAGTATCGAATTCTGCTGCATTTAGTATATCTTTGAAACTGCTGATGGCATGACCCTGTTTATCTTTAAAGCATACACCTTGATTTGCCCCATGCCAAGCTTCCTTCTTACTGCTTTGAGGCTACATCCATTTTTACTGCTTCCCCAGTCTTCCTGACGTTTAACAGAATGCGCTTTTGGGCAAGTTgtttcattgtatttggaaagattggatgcgctttgtagacgatcacaaggaagcgCGTGTACCGTCTTTTTCTTTGGATTGTCTATAAAGCGCATCCAATATTTCCTGACGTTGTAATTTTGAAAATCGCTGAGTTTTTCCTTGTTGATTGGTTTGGCAGTTCCGAGAATTCTATCTGATTTCTTGAGTGGGTCACTTTCAATAATTTTCGTTTCCTTATGAGGTCTTTCGCTACTTGCGAGAGCTTGCCTGCTGGCTGCCTTGTGCCTTACCTCCTACTTCAGCTGGTGGTTCTGAAGGCAGACTATTTCGCTCATTACCTATATGTAATTTTCGTCCCTGTGTTCTAAGGCTGAATATTCGTTTGTTATAAGCAGCCTAAATTTATGTGCTCTTAGCCCCACTGCGTCTTGCTtgtcctgtttcttcttgaccaatctAATCTCTCCTTTCATATTGAGGGACATCCttgacctcactaacctatgatcttTGCACTTCACCCCACCTAACACTGCTGCATCCTGCACAATGCGGGGATCGCCAGAAAATATGAAACATATTTAATTTCTTCTTTCACCATTAGCGACTTTCCAGTTACACATTTGGTGTTATGCTTCCTAAACAAGGCGTTAATTATTCGTTGCTTATTCATTTCCGCGACTTCTACTAACATTTCTTCTCTAGTGCTCCTACGTCAATGCCATCGTGGCGAATCGCATGTTCATCAGCCTGCTTTATCTCCACTTCTTCAGTGATGTTGCCCAGAACTACGGTATACTGAGTTCACACTTTTCGGATCGCTAATTCAACACCTTCCTAAAACCGTTCTATTTCATCATCCTCGTGACTAGACGTTGGAGcctaggcttgtactacctttattctacacTCCAATTTAGGTTTGTTACAGCTACTGCTGCCCCCTCAGTAACGCTGTAGAATTGgtcagtgttgcccgctatgtccatagggattaggaatcctactccgtgTTGCTTCTTAGGTATGAGGCCATGGCTTCGACTTCCATCAACGGTGGCAGGGTTTATAATTCATGCATGAAAGAAAGGCCTGCTTTGCAACTGTGGCCAATCTGAGCTACCGAATAAATCAAACAAAAATAGAGAAGCTGAATACGTGACTTCTCACACCCTTCAGAAGTACTAAATGAGCCTGCTTGCTGGTTCACTGCCTTCGCTAGAGCTGAGCAACCTGTTCTACAACTGTCGTGGCTGGTCAGAAAAAAATATGAGTGAACATTTTTCTTCGTCTGCACCCACCGCAGTAGCACACCCCTACagtatagaaaaaagaaaaaagattggTAAGGCAATGCAAAAGACTAAGAGAGCGACCAGGTGAAATCATTTCTGTCACGTTATCGACGGCCCCATATGGCTATATGCTTGGACAAAGTGAATTCGCATTTTGTTTTTGACAAACCAGACAGGTAACAGTGCCCAGCGTTATACAAAACGATCAAGTCGAAAAAATGCGACCTTGGTGCGAAATTTCTGCAGAAGCAAATCAGCGGCAAGCGCAAACTCTTTTTTTAAGCTTTATAATACATtgtggagttttacatgccaaaacacgATCTAATCATGACgcatgccgtagtgggtgaccctaaaataatttgaaccaccttgggttctttaacgtacacctaaatctaactatAAGGGTGTTTACTGCTCCATTCAATTGTGGCCACCGTGActaggatttgatcccgcgaccacatgcttagcaacccaacactataaactaagcaaccactgcgggtgtTTCTTTTTCAAAGTTTTCTTTGGGGAAAAAGCCGCTGGTCACTGTATGGACAAAGGATAAAATCGCAAGGCGTGATCTGTAAGAAAGCGCACACAAATTTGCTACATTTGTATCACTGCTACAACGTCCACGCTCGTCTAGAAACAACCTCAGCATGCATGTAAAGACGGCCGCTTTGGAGCGAGATATTGAGGATTATCTCGAAATATTGTGGGCATTCATTACTTTCCTCTCTGCTTGACTTGCAACGTGTACTCGGCGGAGAGGTGCAGCTTGCGCAAATCAAACTTATGCTTCCGCATGACACCATCGAAGTGGCCCTcgaattatcatcatcatcaacaacatcatcatcatcagcctggttacgcccactgcagggcaaacgcctctcccatacttctccaactgccccggtcatgtactaattgtggcgatgttgtccctgcaatcttaatctcatccgcccacctaactttctgccgccctctgctacacttcccttcgcttgaaatccattctgtaactcttaatgaccatcggttatattccctcctcattacgtgtcctgccaatgcccatttctttttcttgatttcaactaagatatcattaactcgcgtttgttccctcacccaatctgctcttttcttattcataacgttacacctatcattcttctttccatagctcgttgcgtcgtcctcaatttaagtagaacccttttcgtaagcatccaggtttctgcaccgtacgtgagtactggttagacaaagctgttataaacttttctcttgaggaataatggcaacctgctgttcatgatcttagaatgcctgcaaacgcaccccagcccattcatattcttctgattgtttcaggCTCATTATCctgatccgcagtcactacctgtcctaagtagatgtattctcttaccacttccattgcctcactacctatcgtaaactgctgttctcttccgagactgttaaacattactttagttttctgcagattaatttttagacatacccttccgctttgcctctccaggtcagtgagcatgcattgcagttggtcccctaagttactaagcaaggcaatgtcatcagcgaatcgcaagttactaaggtattctccgttaactcttatccccaattctccccaatccaggcctctgaatacctcctgtaaacacgctgtgaatagcattggagcgatcgcatctccctgcctgacgcctttctttattgggattttgttgctttctttatggaggactatggtggctgtggagccgctatagatatctttcagtatttttacatacggctcgtctacacgctgattccgcaatgcctccatgactgctgaggtttccactgaatcaaatgctttctcgtaatcaatgaaagctatatatcaaggttggttatattgcgcacatttttctatcacctgattgagagtgtgaatgtggtctattgttgagtagcctttacggaatcctgcctggtcctttggttgacggaagtctaacgtgttcttgattctatttgcaattaccttagtaaatactttgcaggcaacagacagtaagctgatgagtctacaatttttcaagtctttggagtcccctttcttactcaataggattatgttagcatttttccaagattccggtacgcacgAAGtaatgaagcattgcgtatacacagtgggcagtttctctagaacaatgtgcccaccgtccttcaacaaatctgcagttacctgaccctccccagctgccttccccctttgcatagctcccaaggctttctttacttcttccggcgttacctgtgggatttcgaatttctctagactattttctcttccattatcgtcgtggttggcactggtactatataaatctctatagaactcctcagccgcttgaactatctcatccctattggtaatgatattgccggctttgtctcttaacacatagatctgattcttgccaattcctagtttcttcttcactgtttttaggcttcctccgttcctgagagcgtgttcaattctgtccatattatacttccatatgtcagctgtcttacgcttgttgattaacttcgaaagttctg
This genomic window contains:
- the LOC135916380 gene encoding uncharacterized protein, which gives rise to MLFQDHAACRSGLALLSARGDATGPSQLLLTSLKVMDREVLRFLMFAGEQFEDALELLERAAFVAREVMKMPLLLDPCTQQNEGGARCWMLTHAEKLNELLNPFGIDFDELREGSLDFNMIRDDPMASYDPKAAVLFLATLWFLREHRCFSGVRLNVSVLEHFRPVQFLQHITFSKRVVTVHLTGVEGIELPLEVCPLVRFLDQTELLTWNLVA